Proteins co-encoded in one Homo sapiens chromosome 6 genomic scaffold, GRCh38.p14 alternate locus group ALT_REF_LOCI_3 HSCHR6_MHC_DBB_CTG1 genomic window:
- the DHX16 gene encoding pre-mRNA-splicing factor ATP-dependent RNA helicase DHX16 isoform 3 (isoform 3 is encoded by transcript variant 3) — MESQPAQECLMQMFLPIEPACFVEWLGTSPSQLGVVMVDEAHERTLHTDILFGLIKDVARFRPELKVLVASATMDTARFSTFFDDAPVFRIPGRRFPVDIFYTKAPEADYLEACVVSVLQIHVTQPPGDILVFLTGQEEIEAACEMLQDRCRRLGSKIRELLVLPIYANLPSDMQARIFQPTPPGARKVVVATNIAETSLTIEGIIYVLDPGFCKQKSYNPRTGMESLTVTPCSKASANQRAGRAGRVAAGKCFRLYTAWAYQHELEETTVPEIQRTSLGNVVLLLKSLGIHDLMHFDFLDPPPYETLLLALEQLYALGALNHLGELTTSGRKMAELPVDPMLSKMILASEKYSCSEEILTVAAMLSVNNSIFYRPKDKVVHADNARVNFFLPGGDHLVLLNVYTQWAESGYSSQWCYENFVQFRSMRRARDVREQLEGLLERVEVGLSSCQGDYIRVRKAITAGYFYHTARLTRSGYRTVKQQQTVFIHPNSSLFEQQPRWLLYHELVLTTKEFMRQVLEIESSWLLEVAPHYYKAKELEDPHAKKMPKKIGKTREELG, encoded by the exons ATGGAGAGCCAGCCAGCGCAAGAGTGTCTGATGCAGATGTTTTTGCCCATCGAGCCAGCCTGCTTTGTGGAATGGCTGGGGACTTCACCATCACAGTTAGG CGTGGTGATGGTGGATGAGGCACACGAAAGGACCCTACACACAGACATTCTCTTTGGATTGATCAAGGATGTTGCTCGCTTCCGACCTGAGCTCAAGGTCCTGGTGGCTTCAGCCACAATGGACACTGCCCGTTTTTCCACCTTCTTTGATGACGCCCCTGTGTTTCGAATCCCCGGACGCAGGTTTCCTGTGGACATCTTCTACACCAAG GCTCCAGAGGCTGACTACTTGGAAGCTTGTGTAGTATCTGTGTTGCAGATCCATGTGACCCAGCCCCCTGGGGATATCCTGGTGTTCCTGACAGGACAG GAGGAGATTGAGGCTGCCTGTGAGATGCTCCAGGATCGCTGCCGCCGCCTGGGCTCCAAAATCCGGGAGCTCCTGGTGCTGCCCATTTATGCCAATCTGCCCTCTGACATGCAGGCCCGTATCTTCCAGCCCACACCACCTGGGGCACGAAAG GTGGTTGTGGCAACGAACATTGCTGAGACATCACTCACCATTGAGGGCATCATTTATGTGCTGGATCCAGGGTTCTGTAAGCAGAAGAGCTACAACCCCCGCACAGGCATGGAATCGCTCACTGTCACACCCTGCAGCAAG GCCTCAGCCAATCAGCGAGCTGGCAGGGCAGGTCGGGTGGCTGCAGGGAAGTGCTTCCGCCTGTATACCGCCTGGGCCTATCAGCACGAGCTTGAGGAAACCACAGTGCCTGAGATCCAgaggaccagcttgggcaatgtcgTGTTGCTGCTCAAGAGCTTAG GGATCCATGACCTAATGCACTTTGATTTCCTGGACCCTCCACCATATGAGACACTGCTGCTGGCTTTGGAGCAGCTGTATGCTCTGGGAGCCCTCAACCACCTTGGGGAGCTCACCACG TCTGGTCGAAAGATGGCAGAGCTGCCGGTGGACCCCATGCTGTCCAAAATGATCTTAGCCTCTGAGAA GTACAGCTGTTCAGAGGAGATCCTGACAGTGGCTGCCATGCTCTCTGTCAACAACTCCATCTTCTACCGACCAAAGGACAAGGTCGTCCATGCTGACAATGCCCGTGTCAACTTCTTTCTCCCTGGCGGTGACCACCTGGTTCTGCTAAATGTTTACACACAG TGGGCTGAGAGTGGTTACTCTTCCCAGTGGTGCTATGAGAACTTTGTACAGTTCAGATCGATGCGCCGAGCCCGGGATGTGCGGGAACAGCTGGAAGGGCTCTTGGAACGTGTGGAAGTTGGTCTCAGTTCCTGCCAGGGGGACTATATCCGTGTACGCAAG GCCATCACTGCTGGTTACTTTTACCACACGGCACGGTTGACTCGGAGTGGCTACCGCACAGTGAAACAGCAGCAGACAGTCTTCATTCATCCCAACTCCTCCCTCTTTGAGCAACAGCCACGCTGGCTGCTCTACCACGAACTTGTCTTGACCACCAAAGAGTTCATGAGACAG GTACTGGAGATTGAGAGCAGTTGGCTTCTGGAGGTGGCTCCCCATTATTATAAGGCCAAGGAGCTAGAAGATCCCCATGCTAAGAAAATGCccaaaaaaataggcaaaacacgAGAAGAGCTAGGGTAA